The Colius striatus isolate bColStr4 chromosome 25, bColStr4.1.hap1, whole genome shotgun sequence region AAAAGATCAGGATAAAGAAAAAGGCAAGTTTCCCTGATGGGCTGCTATTTCAGGAGTGCTTGGTACCACACCAGCTGCTGTCACAGAGAGCCACTGCCACCAGCATGCTCCCCTGGGAAAGAAAAGACCCTTTTCAGAACAAGTTGCTGCCCATTTAGACTAGCAGAAAGCACATGGGACAAGAACACCCCAAGGAGGAGACTGAAGTGAAACAAAGATGGATGGAAATCAGTGCTTTGGTGCCCATCCAAAGGACAAAGACAGTGCTTGACCACAAGCAACACACAGCAGCTGTGGTGCAGACAAGGATGCACAGCTGGAGTTTTCCTTGCATATTACAACAAAGGGTACACCTTCATTCAAACTCACAGGTGCTTTTCAGCCCCTGCAGAAGGTGCTGTTTGAAACACAAGTAGTCATTTTTAAACACTGGAAGTCACCACTGGCCAGTGAAGAGACCTCACAAAGGACTCAAACACTGTTGAGTGGCAGGACAGTGGTTTTGCACCAGGACATCTTCCAGAACTAGAACTATGACCTGCTGTCAGCATCTTGATGTGTTTTCCAGAAGAACTTGAGGGTAAACAATGTGCAACACTGCTCAGAAAGGGCATTCAGCTCTCACCAGAAAGTGGTGACAAGTGGCCTGCTTACCTTGGATGGTGCAAGTCAGGAAAGACTCAAACTTAGGATGATGACAATGCTTCAGCAACTGGCTTCCTGGCCCTCCTGATCTTTGAACAGCACTGGCAATTGGTTTTGGGCAACTACATAGCTCTCTCCATCCAGAAGCATCAGCAAGCTAAAAATAAGGCTTGCTCAAGGATAAAAGCAATAGAGAGCATGTGTTCTGAGACACATTCCCTTAGGTACAGCTCTAGAAACAGACATGACTAAAATGACATTCATAAaacttggtttgttttgctttttaatggcAAAGTGACCCACCTCCCTTCATACATACTGGGGGCAGCACATGAAAGGACAGCAACAAGCACTTTGGAACTTGCTTGTATGTGGCAGGCCAGGAACAGTGTTTCCACAGGGctgaaaaaatgtgaaatgagACCCTGAGATGCAGGTGAACGTGGGAAAAATGCCTCAAAAAGcagaacccacctggaagagaaagctgaggaaTAAAGACTGAAGGGATTAAAGAccagagctcagcaggagctgggctgctctTGCTATTAATACAACCAGCTCGTTTAAATACATGGAACAGCACAGAACAcaatcctgcagcagctgggactgcagAACACCCCTTAAAAACCAAGCAAGAGTTTAGCAGAGAGTGGTGGCAGCTGTGAACTGTTCAAGGATTGCAAGAGAATCTAAGTATGCAGCAAAATGCATCCTccaagagagaaaggagagaatcTGTCCTGGCAAGAACCCTGACAGAATGAACCCATTCTAACAACCTTCCCTCATTCTGTCATTAACAGTCAAGATTGTTTCCAGTGCACCTCTCCTGGAAAGCAATGAGTTATTGCACAGTCTAAACAAAATGCAAGGAGATGCTTGCTGCAAGCACTGCTTGCTCAGCACACCTTCCTCAGGCCAGACAGGGAGCTTAAGGAAGAGGTGTCAGAAGCAAACATGCAAACACTATTCTCTTTCATTTGCATGTGCACTTTTTTGGTCTTAAAACAACTGCTCTGAGCTCTCGTTTGCTGGGCAGAGATAACACATCACTCTACTCTGCAGTTTCAGTTTCCAAGTTGGCTGCATGGCATATGTGTCCATGAAGGTGCTGGACACTTACAGAAGCTGCTCAGATTTGGATGTTCACTGTTTAAACAACCTGCAGGAACTACTGAAGTCTCTGAGCCTCTCCCTCgccagaaagcaaaggaaaccaGACATGGTGCAAGTCAGGGGGAAGAAGGTGAAGAAAAGCACTTCAAAAGGTGCACAATagttttcaatttcattttctttctgccttcctcCCCTCTATAGAATAGCAAAGAGGAGATGGGGGAAGGGAAACAGCAGGATTCAATGAAGGCAGAAGGTTCCTGATGGGCTCACCGATggctcagtgctgctggaggggtgATGACACATTGCTTCACTGCTGCTTGGTTTTAAGAGACAATCTCTGTATCATCTTGTAAAGGAGACCAAAGTGctggagggagaaggaaaataagtaaCCATGAGTGCTTAGAAAGTCTATTAAAATGACTGTGttctacagagagagaaaacttACTAGAAGGCTTAAAACAATACTCATGTGCCAATGCTACACCCTGTGTGGATCATGCCCTGGCACTCTCACCCTGAAGGCTGGGTGAATTGGGAGGAGTTATTACAGTGAAGTCAATTACTTGAAGCTGAACAGCAAGTGACAGTTTACAGAAGTGTTTGCTCAGACCTGTATCAGCCTCCCTGTGAAAATTCAAACCCTTAGTAAAGATTTGCTATTTTCTGAGGTAGTTCTGTTCCTCTGGAGGATCACTGCTCCTTCTGGAGGATCACTGCTCCTAGCAGTTTCAGGCATGGGAAAAACCCAAGGAACCAGGCAAACACAGGGACTGCCAACACTTCACAAACCTGTAACTGGATCTGCACTGTCACCACTTCAATGGTGATGCAGAAATTCACTTGATTCTACTTTGATTCATTGCATTTGGATTTGGTAACAGCTACTTGTGACATTTGACAGATGTCACAAGATCCAGGCTTCAAATCATTTGCAATTAACAAACATAACaaagagagatgaaagaaaCCAAAGTCTGTTTTCCCTCCTGCTTATGTTAACATCAGATTTTTAACTGCTCTTTGTTTCCCCAGacaaataaacacaaataaCATGAAGAAATCAAAAGTTAGATGGAGCTCAAATGCTTCTCTTTCATTCATGTTCTTCAGAGATCAAAGGCAGGAGCAGCCTAGGGCACAGTGGCTTTGCTGACACTTAAAACATTGGATTTAAGCTGTCTGGGCAAGGCCTGAAGTGCCTTGTTTCCAGGAGCATGTCCACAGGATGTATTTATGGTTTTATTGGGAAAGAGACCAAATCAACCCCCTGAAGATGCATTTCTAAGCTGCATCCCAAGATCAGATCCTGGAAGGAGCCCCTAACTTATCACACAAGGCAGCAGATTTTAGCTACCTCAAGAAGTTTTAGTCTGAAACTGTTCCATAGCCATAAAGAACAACCCAGCTTAACAAGTTGATAGAGAGGAGCTCTATAGAATAGTTTTGCACTAGAGTGGTGAGAGATTGCCATCAGCACAGCCAACCAGGCACACTAAACCAGCCACATCCCAGCAGCCAGCCATCTGGGATTAGTACTTTTAGAGTGGGGTGGCATCACTGCACCAACTTGGGTGCTGGGACTGTGTAAGCACCAGTTACTGTAGCTAATGTGATTTATGAGACAAGTGATCCCTCTGTCTCCTGCTTTTCTTACCTGCACTGCAACATAGGCAACACCAAGGTAGGCTGCAATACAGACAGCCAGAAGCAGGTCAAAGATAGCTGGCTTGACCCTGCAACAAAGACAGAACATATGAAACTGATACAGCAGGTACTGCCACAGAGTGAGACAATAACCCCACGTGCCCCAGGGAATTCCATACCTGTATGCATTCATCACCTGTTTCAGCTGGTCATAGAAAACAAACTCAGGGTCcctgtgaaaagcagaaattctTTAGGTTGTACTTGGCACTGCAATAAGGACAGCTCAGACCTCTGTAAGCAAGGAGTTCATCCAGCCAGGGACAGGTAAGCACTTTCATACCAGTTTTGAACTGATTTTAGTTGTTAAGTCTTTCTTTTCCCACAATCAGAAGCCTAAAGACACCATTTAGAACACATGCTATTTAGCTGTCTCAGAAAAGGCACATGAAAGACACCTCCCTGGGTTCACTCAGGTTGAACAGGATGGAAGCTGCCTTTCTGCAATGAAAAGAAAGCTTTCTAAGGGactttaaagtcttttttttgCAGTCAGAGGGAAGCAGCACTCAAGAGTAGGAAGAGTGGAACCACAACAGTGGCAAAGACAAGCTCTTCagacagagggagctgctgggcctTCTTACTGTTGCTGTGAAGCATGATAAAGAGCTTCCTCTGGGACAACAGAGAGCATGAACCAAAACTGACAGGAGAACAGAAAATAGCAATCACTTCCAGCCTCCTGGCCAAGCAGccagaaaagctgcagctcagagACCAAATTCATTGGAGGGGGGGATCCAGTTTGCATCTCTGCAAGAACCAAAGATGGTTCTTTGGCCTCTTACCGTTTGTCTGCCTTTACATGATGCTGTTTGACATCCTTCAGGTAGCGACCCATGTAATACTCTAAGGTGTTGAGGAAGGTGCTGTCTTTATCTAtcagctgggcagccctgggctgaCTGCTCAGCCAGTCCATCACTGATTCTAGTTGTTCCTGCTGGAtctgctgcagagaaacaccACCAAAGAAAGGGAGAGTCAATCACACATATGCTGAGACCAGGCCTCTCTCCCAGACCCTTCATTCTTTCTTCCCACAGGAATGCACTGTGCTCACCATCTGATCTGTGAAGATCTGCAGATCTGCAGGTGCTCCCTgccagggaaaataaaaagacaggCTGTTGGTAAGAGCAAGTTTGGCTGGGCAGGGCAAAGCTGGCTAGCACTGCACAATGGGCAGCTCTTACCTTGTCTGTTAAGTTGTAGATGACCCTTGTCAGAGCCTCAGCAATGATCCTAGTATTCCTGGTTAGTGCCTTAGTGTCTATTCGTGCCCTAAAGCAAGAGGGGATTATGGACTTGGCAATGGCATCTCTAGAAACCACCTTATTTCACTGCATCAAGCATGAGCCTGAACCCAGAGCCCAGCTCCCAGTGGGTTAGGGTTGGCTTCCACCCATCCTCTGACCATCAGAACACCACAAGCAGCGATGAGGTCAATTCTGTTGTTTCTGGGCTGGATTTCAAGTGCAGCCCTCCCTGAGGCCTCTCCTCACCTCCTGTCCATGATGCTGTTGCGGAGGCTGTCCCTGTGGCTCTCCAGGTGGGAGATGGTGAAGGCTGGCAGGCGGCGGATGGCGAAACGCTCGTGCTCCCACGCCAGCATGTCCTCAGCCAAATTGATCTTCTTGTGCACCATGGAAAACTTCACCTCTGGGAACTGGCTGGCAACAACCTGAGGGAAAGGACAAGCTGCAACTGCCCAGTACCCCTAGACCTGATTTGGTAATTCTGAAGGTAAATAAACCTCCACCATAAGGTGCAGTTACTGCATTAAAGATCTCTTTTAAGGTCAGCAAGCTGTTTTAGAGTCACTATAGGGGAGCTTTTGCAAGCAACAGCCACAAGGAAATACAGCAGAAAGTGCAGAAGATCTAGTCCACTGCTACTGGGACAGTGGCATGAGGATTGGCCTGCCCTTCATGTCAAGTGAATGTAGGCAATACACGAAATATTCCAAAGGTGCATCCCCTCTTCACCTCTTCCTTCCTAccttggagagctgcagctcctgataGCAAGTCCAAAGGgcaaaaggaaacagcctcaagctgccccaggagaggttgaggttggaactgaggcagaactgtttccctgagaggggtgtcagcccctgtgccaggctgcccagggagctgggggagtgcccagccctggagggatcccaaagccctggagctgaggtgctgagggctgtgggtcagtgctgggctgggcagggtgagggcagggctgggactgcagcagcttcaagccAAGCAAACTCTAAGTTCTCATCTACCTAAAGTTCTTGTCCTTACCATCTCCAGTTCTCTCAGAAAGGCATGCTGCAAGGTCCCCTCCTTGGGAGGCTTTGACACATGGAGATGAAGGCTATTGCCTCGGCCCAGAGTATCAAGGCAGAGAACAAATGCTACATTGTCCTGCAGCAAGCTGGAATCTGGAACAGAAAAGCCCAAACCTTTACTGCCATGTTTTGTGCTGGGATTTCCATCCCAAATAAAGCAAGACCCACATAAAGACATTCTCATCTAGGAGGACTGACATACTATACATTTACCAATCATATTGACAGAGGCCTTGCCACAGAACATGCTGGAATGACAGCCCCTTACTCACCAGTGTGGTCCAAGTTGTCTTCCAGCCACCTCTTGGTTCCTTGGTAATTAAACTTTCCACCTCCAGATGCAAAGAACAGCAAGTTATACCTGTCCAtcaaagaagacagaaaagtgtTAGGAGGCTGAACTCTGTGGCTACAGAACTGCTTTACCCAGCCTTGGAGGTGTGGTGAAAGCACAAGGGCTACCAGCTGACATTCAAGGCAAACTGCCCCTTCACAAATGCTTCCTACATGCAACAACCTTCTCTGGAGCtcctcaaaacccacctggacacgttcctgtgtgacctgatctacatggatctgctttagcaggagggttgcactagatgacctctaaaggtcccttccaacccccaccattctgtgattctatgaccctaAGGTAGTGGCATGATGGAGTCTAAAAGGGTGGAGCTTCCAGTGCCTGAGGATGGAATCTACTCCCCACATCATTCCTTCCACTTGTCTCCAGGCTCGTGCTGAGATACAGCAAAGAAACCAAAGGCAAGAGCTGGGCCATTAACTGCAGGTGTACACagagggaaataaaacagaGTGAAGGAAGTGAAGGGCTGCTTGTAATACTCCAGAGGTCTAGAGCAAAAGTCCTGATCTGATCTCAGCTACACACATTCAACCAAGAACAGGGCAGTTTCTTACCCAGCGTGGGTCCGTCTGTAGGTGTAGAGCCGGGAGAACAGCCTGGCTAgttccagcagcactgagatccCACTGCCATTGGAGTCAGCACCATGTGACAGCCACTGCAGGATGAAGCAGGACAGAGGCAAGGTGACAACCCTACACTTATCCTCACACAGAACATCTTCAGGACAGGACATCACTGTCCTCTGCTTATAACTGCCCCATGTCTTTACAGCCAAGTGAAAACAAGAGGGGCAGAGGCCACATGGGGAAAGAAGATGGGAACACACAGACAGGGACAGAGTTGCAGGAAGAAAGAATACTCACTGGAGCCACTCCAAAAGAATCATAGTGGGCAACTATCACAACAGTGGGCAGATCTTCTCCACCCAGCCCTGTTAGCCTTCcctgcagaggaaaagagatgAGTGGCACTCAGCATCACCTCTGAGGCACCTGTTCAAAGACAACCTGACCTCCACACACCTACTGACTCTCATGGCCTCAGTTCTGAGAGCTTCAGACACTTCCCTGACTATCAGCCCAAATGTGTGATGAAGTCCCAATAAATGAAGGTATCCCCTGGGATGTTGCCAGTTTGAATCCCCCCACAACTCACCTCCACGCTGGGGATGAGCCAGTCGTTGATGGCTTTGCTTTGAGCCCCACTGGTCACCATCTGGAAGCCATTGGCAGTTGCTGTGTGCAGCAGAActggaacaaaaccaaaagtacACCTGGGGAAGTttcatccctttcctttccctgctaACTGAGCTTTGGAGAGAGCATCTTTAAACCATTTCAGCTCCCTCACTTGTTGCTTGTGCTTGGATAAGAAATCCTAGTGACCATCCTCGTTCATTCTGTCCTGAAACCCCAGTGCTTTCAGCTGGCTAAACCAAAAGCTTTCTCCAGCAGTCCTAAAGTTAAAGATGAGCAGCAGGTCAGTAAGACAGTGAGGTTGTCTACATGGGAATACACAGAAGCACTGATCTGTGGTCAGACAAAAAGCTTCAGCTTCTACCGAGACACTGCAGCCACTTCAGTGGTGTTCACAGCCTGagttctgcttttctgtcttaCTGGCAACAGCCTGAAGCTGAGAATTGAACTCCATGCAACTATATTTCCAAACTTGTTCAAGAAATACTGTCTTATACTGTGTTTTTCTGCCATTAAAAGTGCTTTGAGATTTAAGgaaacacagaacaaacacAAAGGCCACAGGACACTGGTTCAACGGGGCATATGAACAAGCAGACTGCTCCCAGGTGGGACCAGGCCTGTTGTCCTCTAAACCTTTCCTCTACCTGTTAGAACTcaccttctgcagctgaggcagagcccTGTGATGCAGAAGCAGCCCGTGTCTGTTCATATATAGACAGTAGCTCTTCATCTTCCACTGCAAAGTAGACTGGCACGATGGTTTCCATAGCGAGCATTTCCGGCTCGATCTCCATGAATTGCTGAAGGATTTAAGTGAGAGATAAACTTGGCATCTGCTTAAATATGCAAATGGCAGCAAAAAATTAACCACCACAGCAGAGAAAGGGAAGTTTTAGAACCAGAAGATGATTTGCTGTGCATTACAACAGGTTTCAGTGCTGCAGCAACCCaagactccctcacctcagcaccaaacaagtttcttctcctgttccagtggaactttgtgttccagcctgtgcccattaccccttgacctgtCACCTGAGACAATAAGAAGTGCTGCTCATCCTCTTAACACACAACTTGTAGacacttgtgttaatgaggttTCCccttcagcattttcttctccagttgaacagccccagggctgcagcctttcctcctcacacacgtgttacatcccctcagcatcttggtgtccctgcactggcctctctccagcagttccctgtctctctgcagctggggagcccagaactggacacaggactccagatgaggcctcatctgcagagcagagaggcagcaaagcctcccttgccctgctgcccacactcttgatgcccccaggctgccattggctcttgcccacgagatcacattgctgctcatgtttagtttattatcccccagtactcccaggtctctcttctggagctgctctccagcaggtcacccccagcctgccctgctGATGGGGTTGCTCCTCCCAGGGTGCAGGATCCTCTGAACCTCacaaggttcctctctgcccacacATCTCCCACgggaagaaaaagacagaggGTGTTTTTACCCTGACAACATCTTGTGGGACAGAAGAGATGGATCGTGGCAAGATGATGACCACAGCCCCAGCTGACTGGCGCAGAGCCTTCTGGTACTGCTCATAGGAGAAATCCACCAGGCGCATCATGACGCAGCGGCGGCTCAGGACGTCTGCTTCTATGGTACGGGCTTCGGTGTTCAGCACCGCGCTCCTGGTGCCTGAGAGGAGACAACAGTCACAGCCTTTGTAGGTGATTTCACCACATCCCCTTTGGTTGAGCCTACCTCCTTCTCAGGACAGACTTGGTGACAGT contains the following coding sequences:
- the NCLN gene encoding BOS complex subunit NCLN isoform X2, producing the protein MLEEAGEVLESVLKASCLPLSFLLFVPAVLLLLGPPPAAEAAHEFTVYRMQQYELGGQPYGTRSAVLNTEARTIEADVLSRRCVMMRLVDFSYEQYQKALRQSAGAVVIILPRSISSVPQDVVRQFMEIEPEMLAMETIVPVYFAVEDEELLSIYEQTRAASASQGSASAAEVLLHTATANGFQMVTSGAQSKAINDWLIPSVEGRLTGLGGEDLPTVVIVAHYDSFGVAPWLSHGADSNGSGISVLLELARLFSRLYTYRRTHAGYNLLFFASGGGKFNYQGTKRWLEDNLDHTDSSLLQDNVAFVLCLDTLGRGNSLHLHVSKPPKEGTLQHAFLRELEMVVASQFPEVKFSMVHKKINLAEDMLAWEHERFAIRRLPAFTISHLESHRDSLRNSIMDRRARIDTKALTRNTRIIAEALTRVIYNLTDKGAPADLQIFTDQMIQQEQLESVMDWLSSQPRAAQLIDKDSTFLNTLEYYMGRYLKDVKQHHVKADKRDPEFVFYDQLKQVMNAYRVKPAIFDLLLAVCIAAYLGVAYVAVQHFGLLYKMIQRLSLKTKQQ
- the NCLN gene encoding BOS complex subunit NCLN isoform X3, which codes for MMRLVDFSYEQYQKALRQSAGAVVIILPRSISSVPQDVVRQFMEIEPEMLAMETIVPVYFAVEDEELLSIYEQTRAASASQGSASAAEVLLHTATANGFQMVTSGAQSKAINDWLIPSVEGRLTGLGGEDLPTVVIVAHYDSFGVAPWLSHGADSNGSGISVLLELARLFSRLYTYRRTHAGYNLLFFASGGGKFNYQGTKRWLEDNLDHTDSSLLQDNVAFVLCLDTLGRGNSLHLHVSKPPKEGTLQHAFLRELEMVVASQFPEVKFSMVHKKINLAEDMLAWEHERFAIRRLPAFTISHLESHRDSLRNSIMDRRARIDTKALTRNTRIIAEALTRVIYNLTDKGAPADLQIFTDQMQIQQEQLESVMDWLSSQPRAAQLIDKDSTFLNTLEYYMGRYLKDVKQHHVKADKRDPEFVFYDQLKQVMNAYRVKPAIFDLLLAVCIAAYLGVAYVAVQHFGLLYKMIQRLSLKTKQQ
- the NCLN gene encoding BOS complex subunit NCLN isoform X1, yielding MLEEAGEVLESVLKASCLPLSFLLFVPAVLLLLGPPPAAEAAHEFTVYRMQQYELGGQPYGTRSAVLNTEARTIEADVLSRRCVMMRLVDFSYEQYQKALRQSAGAVVIILPRSISSVPQDVVRQFMEIEPEMLAMETIVPVYFAVEDEELLSIYEQTRAASASQGSASAAEVLLHTATANGFQMVTSGAQSKAINDWLIPSVEGRLTGLGGEDLPTVVIVAHYDSFGVAPWLSHGADSNGSGISVLLELARLFSRLYTYRRTHAGYNLLFFASGGGKFNYQGTKRWLEDNLDHTDSSLLQDNVAFVLCLDTLGRGNSLHLHVSKPPKEGTLQHAFLRELEMVVASQFPEVKFSMVHKKINLAEDMLAWEHERFAIRRLPAFTISHLESHRDSLRNSIMDRRARIDTKALTRNTRIIAEALTRVIYNLTDKGAPADLQIFTDQMQIQQEQLESVMDWLSSQPRAAQLIDKDSTFLNTLEYYMGRYLKDVKQHHVKADKRDPEFVFYDQLKQVMNAYRVKPAIFDLLLAVCIAAYLGVAYVAVQHFGLLYKMIQRLSLKTKQQ